The proteins below come from a single Chrysoperla carnea chromosome 1, inChrCarn1.1, whole genome shotgun sequence genomic window:
- the LOC123305673 gene encoding tetratricopeptide repeat protein 19, mitochondrial-like: MSKFVKSFFQKFFMFTQNVIKNQRISFFRDYCGLIYHIPKKIIHYKNELIIFQLTTFVGLKPIIPEDSRPPCTDNKKNIEAIITMAEKALSEGQIQEAETILLVGLKIAENNDMEEEICQIYDCLINISYSIGDFGNAQDLIHQIVSRLIRTGMKTDDDVIITFKLKLARLYSHTANNEVAESTFKECISLQKNKLDSGPLSDKTGILYIDLLFWYGIFLFQNEKFEEALKNVELAYNYSNKIQGINSSQELVILSILAEILCALAQYDQAIVYLTNAIVIGKSINHPELALSYVLLGNIYLKKELIQEAKRWCEEGAKLSLQQRNIRGQQASRVCLDKIKQAFDTKYELNQESA, translated from the coding sequence atgtcaaaatttgtaaaaagctTTTTTCAGAAATTCTTTATGTTCActcaaaatgttattaaaaatcaaagaatATCATTTTTTCGCGACTATTGTGGATTAATTTATCATatacccaaaaaaattatacattataagaatgaattgattatttttcaattaacaacttttgtggGTTTAAAGCCTATCATACCTGAAGACAGTCGACCACCATGTacggataataaaaaaaatatcgaagcTATTATTACAATGGCTGAAAAAGCTTTATCAGAAGGTCAAATACAGGAAGCTGAAACAATACTCTTGGTTGGATTGAAAATTgctgaaaataatgatatggaAGAAGAAATATGCCAGATATATGATtgtcttataaatatttcatattccaTTGGTGATTTTGGGAATGCTCAAGATTTAATCCATCAAATAGTTTCACGTTTGATACGAACCGGAATGAAAACTGATGATGATGTAATTATcacttttaaattgaaattggcACGACTTTATAGTCACACTGCAAATAATGAGGTTGCTGAATCTACATTTAAAGAATGCATAAGTCTTCAAAAGAATAAACTAGATAGTGGACCTTTATCAGATAAAACCGGAATATTAtacattgatttattattttggtatggaatatttttattccaaaatgaaaaatttgaggAAGCTTTGAAGAATGTTGAACTAgcatataattattcaaataaaatccaAGGCATAAATTCATCACAAGAGCTAGTAATATTATCGATACTTGCCGAAATTTTATGTGCATTAGCACAATACGATCAAGctattgtttatttaacaaatgcAATTGTAATTGGGAAAAGTATCAATCATCCGGAGTTAGCATTATCGTATGTTTTATTAgggaatatttatttgaaaaaagaattaattcaaGAGGCAAAACGCTGGTGTGAGGAAGGTGCAAAACTAAGTCTACAACAGAGAAATATTCGTGGACAACAAGCATCACGAGTAtgtttagataaaattaaacaagCTTTTGATactaaatatgaattaaatcaAGAAAGtgcctaa
- the LOC123305209 gene encoding synaptotagmin-10: protein MGAVIQDVHSTYFYFGLYLATGFVITFLAIVLLYVACSRKFRLNWYEKNLLERRNDVKCGYSNSDTSSIQSIYPSVETISDTASHIGPVVGTTNVPVSVAEELVPNINVANYSAYPRPPLSDSSNSPQTDAEKNFIFNSPTKSRQISMQTKLDPSKINTSLYQKTIKSQPSCELKSAGIVHLILSYDVTAGILNIKILEVNDLPATEFNGTANPYAKIRLLPHHANVWQTRVHKRTLNPVFDEDFVFEVDPQEISKHTIEVTLCDFVAYSRHRNIGTIRLQLGHIDLTQTTDVWKELKPCSERDLKAELGDLMVSLVYLPSAERLTVTVIKARNLKIVDETRTSSDPFVKVSIILDGKRIKKQKTSFHRNTIFPVFNEALIFKISRDILKRCCIEFRVFHDSLLGGSELIGTCIIGSNAFLRFHDRQVHSQLIHDQLVPPQWLSLTDTYSH from the exons atgggAGCAGTTATCCAAGATGTAcattcaacatatttttattttggtttatatttGGCTACCGGCTTTGTAATTACATTTCTGGCAATCGTTTTATTATACGTTGCATGTTCGAGAAAATTTCGTTTGAAttggtatgaaaaaaatttgttggaaag GCGCAATGATGTGAAATGTGGATATTCAAATTCCGATACAAGTAGTATTCAATCCATATATCCTTCAGTGGAAACGATTAGTGATACAGCATCGCATATTGGACCAGTTGTGGGAACTACAAATGTGCCAGTCAGTGTTGCAG AGGAATTGGTACCAAATATTAATGTGGCAAACTATTCAGCATATCCTCGGCCACCATTATCGGATTCTTCGAACTCACCTCAAACTGAtgccgaaaaaaattttatattcaatagtCCAACAAAATCTCGACAAATTTCAATGCAAACAAAGCTAGAtccttcaaaaataaatacatcacTGTATCAAAAG aCAATTAAATCTCAACCATCATGCGAATTAAAATCGGCTGGAATTGTTCATTTAATTCTATCATATGATGTAACTGCgggtatattaaatataaaaattttagaagtgaATGATTTACCTGCAACTGAGTTTAATGGCACTGCAAATCCATACGCTAAAATACGATTACTACCCCATCATGCAAATGTTTGGCAAACTCGTGTACATAAACGTACTTTAAACCCTG TATTTGATGAAGATTTTGTATTTGAAGTTGATCCTCAAGAAATATCAAAGCACACAATTGAGGTAACATTATGCGATTTTGTTGCTTACTCAAGACACAGAAATATTGGAACAATTCGTTTACAACTTGGTCACATTGATCTTACTCAAACGACTGATGTGTGGAAAGAGTTAAAACCATGCTCTGAACGAGATTTAAAAGcagaattaggtgatttaatggtTTCACTTGTATACTTACCTTCAGCTGAACGATTGACCGTTACAGTAATTAAagcaagaaatttaaaaattgttgacGAAACTCGTACATCATcag ATCCGTTCGTGAAAGTTTCGATTATATTGGAtggaaaaagaattaaaaaacaaaaaacaagctTTCATCGTAATACAATATTTCCAGTATTTAATGaagctttaatatttaaaataagtcgTGATATTTTAAAACGTTGCTGTATTGAATTTCGTGTATTTCATGATAGTTTACTTGGCGGCAGTGAATTAATTGGTACTTGTATAATTGGCAGTAACGCGTTTTTACGCTTTCATGATCGACAAGTTCATTCTCAATTAATACATGATCAATTAGTACCACCACAATGGTTATCGTTAACCGATACCTATTCTCATTAA